In Populus nigra chromosome 10, ddPopNigr1.1, whole genome shotgun sequence, the following proteins share a genomic window:
- the LOC133705297 gene encoding phytochrome B isoform X3 yields MASQSQRQSNQRQHQNQAAQSSGTSNMRQHHHATESVSKAIAQYTVDAQLHAVFEQSGGSGKSFDYSQSVRTTSQSVPEEQITAYLSKIQRGGHIQPFGCMIAVDEGSFRVIAYSENAKEMLGLTPQSVPSLDKQEILSDGTDVRTLFRPSSSAMLEKAFGAREITLLNPIWIHSKNSGKPFYAILHRIDVGIVIDLEPARTEDPALSIAGAVQSQKLAVRSISQLQSLPGGDIKLLCDTVVESVRELTGYDRVMVYKFHEDEHGEVVAENKRADLEPYIGLHYPSTDIPQASRFLFKQNRVRMIVDCHATPVCVIQDEALMQPLCLVGSTLRAPHGCHAQYMANMGSIASLAMAVIINGNEEEAIGGRNSTRLWGLVVCHHTSARCIPFPLRYACEFLMQAFGLQLNMELQLASQLSEKHVLRTQTLLCDMLLRDSPTGIVTQSPSIMDLVKCDGAALYYQGQYYPLGVTPTEAQIKDIVEWLLALHGDSTGLSTDSLADAGYPGAASLGNAVCGMAVAYITKRDFLFWFRSHTAKEIKWGGAKHHPEDKDDGQRMHPRSSFKAFLEVVKSRSLLWENAEMDAIHSLQLILRDSFRDAEATNSKAVVHAQLEDTELQGMDELSSVAREMVRLIETATAPIFAVDVDGCINGWNAKVAELTGLSVDKAMGKSLVHDLVYKEYEETVDKLLHRALRGEEDKNVEIKLRTFGSEHQKKALFVVVNACSSKDYMNNIVGVCFVGQDVTGQKVVMDKYVHIQGDYKAIVHSPNPLIPPIFASDENTCCLEWNTAMEKFTGWSRGEVIGKMLVGEVFGSFCQLKGSDALTKFMIALHNAIGGQDTDKLPFSFFDRNGKYVQALLTANKRVNMEGEIVGAFCFLQIASNELQQALKVQRQQEKKCSARMKELAYICQEIRNPLSGLRFTNSLLENTDLTEDQKQFLETSAACEKQILKITRDVDLESIENGHILTRGCLHLLLNKFTGA; encoded by the exons atggcATCACAATCACAAAGACAAAGCAACCAGCGGCAGCACCAGAATCAAGCGGCGCAGTCTTCTGGTACCAGTAACATGAGGCAACATCATCACGCCACAGAATCAGTAAGCAAAGCAATTGCACAATACACTGTCGATGCACAACTCCATGCAGTTTTTGAACAATCTGGCGGGTCTGGTAAGTCGTTTGATTATTCACAGTCAGTCAGAACTACTAGTCAGTCAGTACCCGAGGAACAAATCACTGCTTATTTATCAAAAATCCAAAGGGGTGGTCATATCCAGCCATTTGGGTGCATGATTGCTGTAGATGAAGGGTCGTTTAGGGTCATTGCATATAGCGAAAATGCCAAAGAAATGCTTGGTTTAACTCCACAGTCGGTCCCTTCTCTAGATAAACAGGAAATTCTCTCTGATGGGACTGATGTAAGGACTCTTTTTAGGCCTTCGAGCTCCGCTATGCTTGAAAAAGCATTTGGTGCAAGGGAAATAACTTTGTTGAATCCAATTTGGATCCATTCCAAGAATTCCGGGAAGCCTTTTTACGCAATTTTGCATAGGATTGATGTTGGTATTGTTATTGATTTAGAGCCTGCTAGGACTGAAGACCCTGCTTTATCCATAGCAGGGGCTGTACAGTCTCAGAAATTAGCAGTTCGTTCGATTTCACAATTACAATCACTTCCTGGTGGGGATATTAAGTTATTGTGTGATACTGTAGTGGAGAGTGTCAGAGAGCTTACCGGGTATGATAGAGTTATGGTTTATAAGTTTCATGAAGATGAGCATGGTGAGGTTGTGGCTGAGAATAAAAGGGCTGATTTGGAACCTTATATTGGTTTGCATTATCCTTCTACGGATATACCACAAGCTTCAAGGTTTCTGTTCAAGCAGAATAGGGTTAGGATGATTGTGGATTGCCATGCTACACCTGTCTGTGTTATCCAGGATGAGGCGCTTATGCAGCCTTTATGCTTGGTTGGTTCAACTCTTCGAGCTCCTCATGGTTGTCATGCTCAGTATATGGCGAATATGGGGTCAATTGCTTCATTGGCCATGGCTGTTATTATTAATGGAAATGAGGAAGAAGCTATTGGTGGGAGGAATTCAACGAGGCTTTGGGGTTTGGTTGTTTGCCATCACACTTCTGCTAGGTGTATTCCATTTCCGCTTCGTTATGCATGTGAGTTTTTAATGCAGGCTTTTGGACTTCAATTGAACATGGAATTGCAGTTAGCGTCACAGTTGTCAGAGAAACATGTCTTGAGGACTCAGACTCTCTTGTGTGATATGCTTCTCCGTGACTCTCCTACTGGCATTGTCACTCAAAGTCCAAGTATCATGGATCTTGTGAAGTGTGACGGGGCAGCTCTTTATTACCAAGGACAGTATTACCCATTGGGCGTGACCCCAACCGAAGCCCAAATAAAAGATATTGTGGAGTGGTTGTTGGCCCTTCACGGAGACTCAACTGGTTTAAGCACAGACAGTTTAGCTGATGCTGGGTATCCTGGGGCAGCCTCACTTGGCAATGCAGTTTGTGGAATGGCTGTTGCTTATATTACTAAGAGAGATTTTCTTTTCTGGTTTCGGTCTCACACTGCAAAGGAGATCAAATGGGGTGGTGCGAAGCATCACCCAGAGGACAAGGATGATGGGCAGAGGATGCATCCACGTTCTTCATTCAAGGCATTTTTGGAGGTGGTGAAGAGCCGGAGTTTACTGTGGGAGAATGCAGAAATGGATGCCATTCATTCTTTGCAGCTTATTTTGCGAGACTCATTTAGGGACGCTGAAGCAACCAATTCTAAGGCAGTTGTACATGCCCAGCTCGAGGATACAGAATTGCAAGGGATGGATGAGCTCAGTTCGGTCGCAAGAGAAATGGTGAGACTAATAGAGACTGCTACTGCTCCGATATTTGCTGTAGATGTTGATGGCTGCATAAATGGGTGGAATGCAAAGGTCGCTGAGTTGACTGGGCTCTCAGTTGACAAAGCCATGGGGAAGTCTTTGGTTCACGATCTTGTTTATAAGGAATATGAAGAAACAGTTGACAAACTCCTTCATCGTGCTTTAAGAG GTGAAGAGGATAAGAACGTGGAGATAAAATTGAGGACATTTGGCTctgaacaccaaaaaaaggcCCTTTTTGTGGTGGTAAATGCTTGTTCTAGCAAGGATTACATGAATAATATAGTTGGAGTCTGCTTTGTCGGTCAGGATGTTACAGGTCAAAAGGTGGTAATGGACAAATATGTCCATATACAAGGTGATTATAAGGCTATTGTACACAGCCCCAATCCTTTGATCCCTCCTATATTTGCTTCAGATGAAAACACATGTTGCTTGGAGTGGAACACTGCCATGGAAAAATTCACGGGGTGGTCCCGGGGGGAAGTTATTGGGAAGATGTTGGTTGGGGAGGTTTTTGGCAGTTTCTGTCAGCTCAAGGGTTCAGATGCACTGACAAAATTCATGATTGCTTTGCACAATGCAATTGGAGGGCAAGATACAGACAAGCtaccattttcattttttgaccGGAATGGAAAGTATGTGCAAGCTCTCTTGACAGCGAACAAGAGGGTAAATATGGAGGGGGAGATTGTTGGAGCCTTCTGCTTCTTGCAGATTGCAAGTAATGAGTTGCAGCAAGCTTTGAAAGTCCAGAGACAGCAGGAAAAGAAGTGCTCTGCAAGGATGAAAGAGTTGGCTTACATCTGCCAGGAAATAAGGAATCCTTTAAGTGGTCTACGCTTTACCAACTCGCTTTTGGAGAACACGGACTTGACTGAAGATCAAAAGCAGTTTCTTGAGACTAGTGCTGCTTGTGAAAAGCAGATATTGAAGATCACTCGAGATGTTGATCTTGAGAGCATCGAAAATGG ACATATCCTAACGAGAGGGTGTCTCCATTTGCTTTTGAATAAGTTTACTGGAGCTTGA
- the LOC133705297 gene encoding phytochrome B isoform X2, which produces MASQSQRQSNQRQHQNQAAQSSGTSNMRQHHHATESVSKAIAQYTVDAQLHAVFEQSGGSGKSFDYSQSVRTTSQSVPEEQITAYLSKIQRGGHIQPFGCMIAVDEGSFRVIAYSENAKEMLGLTPQSVPSLDKQEILSDGTDVRTLFRPSSSAMLEKAFGAREITLLNPIWIHSKNSGKPFYAILHRIDVGIVIDLEPARTEDPALSIAGAVQSQKLAVRSISQLQSLPGGDIKLLCDTVVESVRELTGYDRVMVYKFHEDEHGEVVAENKRADLEPYIGLHYPSTDIPQASRFLFKQNRVRMIVDCHATPVCVIQDEALMQPLCLVGSTLRAPHGCHAQYMANMGSIASLAMAVIINGNEEEAIGGRNSTRLWGLVVCHHTSARCIPFPLRYACEFLMQAFGLQLNMELQLASQLSEKHVLRTQTLLCDMLLRDSPTGIVTQSPSIMDLVKCDGAALYYQGQYYPLGVTPTEAQIKDIVEWLLALHGDSTGLSTDSLADAGYPGAASLGNAVCGMAVAYITKRDFLFWFRSHTAKEIKWGGAKHHPEDKDDGQRMHPRSSFKAFLEVVKSRSLLWENAEMDAIHSLQLILRDSFRDAEATNSKAVVHAQLEDTELQGMDELSSVAREMVRLIETATAPIFAVDVDGCINGWNAKVAELTGLSVDKAMGKSLVHDLVYKEYEETVDKLLHRALRGEEDKNVEIKLRTFGSEHQKKALFVVVNACSSKDYMNNIVGVCFVGQDVTGQKVVMDKYVHIQGDYKAIVHSPNPLIPPIFASDENTCCLEWNTAMEKFTGWSRGEVIGKMLVGEVFGSFCQLKGSDALTKFMIALHNAIGGQDTDKLPFSFFDRNGKYVQALLTANKRVNMEGEIVGAFCFLQIASNELQQALKVQRQQEKKCSARMKELAYICQEIRNPLSGLRFTNSLLENTDLTEDQKQFLETSAACEKQILKITRDVDLESIENGRHILTRGCLHLLLNKFTGA; this is translated from the exons atggcATCACAATCACAAAGACAAAGCAACCAGCGGCAGCACCAGAATCAAGCGGCGCAGTCTTCTGGTACCAGTAACATGAGGCAACATCATCACGCCACAGAATCAGTAAGCAAAGCAATTGCACAATACACTGTCGATGCACAACTCCATGCAGTTTTTGAACAATCTGGCGGGTCTGGTAAGTCGTTTGATTATTCACAGTCAGTCAGAACTACTAGTCAGTCAGTACCCGAGGAACAAATCACTGCTTATTTATCAAAAATCCAAAGGGGTGGTCATATCCAGCCATTTGGGTGCATGATTGCTGTAGATGAAGGGTCGTTTAGGGTCATTGCATATAGCGAAAATGCCAAAGAAATGCTTGGTTTAACTCCACAGTCGGTCCCTTCTCTAGATAAACAGGAAATTCTCTCTGATGGGACTGATGTAAGGACTCTTTTTAGGCCTTCGAGCTCCGCTATGCTTGAAAAAGCATTTGGTGCAAGGGAAATAACTTTGTTGAATCCAATTTGGATCCATTCCAAGAATTCCGGGAAGCCTTTTTACGCAATTTTGCATAGGATTGATGTTGGTATTGTTATTGATTTAGAGCCTGCTAGGACTGAAGACCCTGCTTTATCCATAGCAGGGGCTGTACAGTCTCAGAAATTAGCAGTTCGTTCGATTTCACAATTACAATCACTTCCTGGTGGGGATATTAAGTTATTGTGTGATACTGTAGTGGAGAGTGTCAGAGAGCTTACCGGGTATGATAGAGTTATGGTTTATAAGTTTCATGAAGATGAGCATGGTGAGGTTGTGGCTGAGAATAAAAGGGCTGATTTGGAACCTTATATTGGTTTGCATTATCCTTCTACGGATATACCACAAGCTTCAAGGTTTCTGTTCAAGCAGAATAGGGTTAGGATGATTGTGGATTGCCATGCTACACCTGTCTGTGTTATCCAGGATGAGGCGCTTATGCAGCCTTTATGCTTGGTTGGTTCAACTCTTCGAGCTCCTCATGGTTGTCATGCTCAGTATATGGCGAATATGGGGTCAATTGCTTCATTGGCCATGGCTGTTATTATTAATGGAAATGAGGAAGAAGCTATTGGTGGGAGGAATTCAACGAGGCTTTGGGGTTTGGTTGTTTGCCATCACACTTCTGCTAGGTGTATTCCATTTCCGCTTCGTTATGCATGTGAGTTTTTAATGCAGGCTTTTGGACTTCAATTGAACATGGAATTGCAGTTAGCGTCACAGTTGTCAGAGAAACATGTCTTGAGGACTCAGACTCTCTTGTGTGATATGCTTCTCCGTGACTCTCCTACTGGCATTGTCACTCAAAGTCCAAGTATCATGGATCTTGTGAAGTGTGACGGGGCAGCTCTTTATTACCAAGGACAGTATTACCCATTGGGCGTGACCCCAACCGAAGCCCAAATAAAAGATATTGTGGAGTGGTTGTTGGCCCTTCACGGAGACTCAACTGGTTTAAGCACAGACAGTTTAGCTGATGCTGGGTATCCTGGGGCAGCCTCACTTGGCAATGCAGTTTGTGGAATGGCTGTTGCTTATATTACTAAGAGAGATTTTCTTTTCTGGTTTCGGTCTCACACTGCAAAGGAGATCAAATGGGGTGGTGCGAAGCATCACCCAGAGGACAAGGATGATGGGCAGAGGATGCATCCACGTTCTTCATTCAAGGCATTTTTGGAGGTGGTGAAGAGCCGGAGTTTACTGTGGGAGAATGCAGAAATGGATGCCATTCATTCTTTGCAGCTTATTTTGCGAGACTCATTTAGGGACGCTGAAGCAACCAATTCTAAGGCAGTTGTACATGCCCAGCTCGAGGATACAGAATTGCAAGGGATGGATGAGCTCAGTTCGGTCGCAAGAGAAATGGTGAGACTAATAGAGACTGCTACTGCTCCGATATTTGCTGTAGATGTTGATGGCTGCATAAATGGGTGGAATGCAAAGGTCGCTGAGTTGACTGGGCTCTCAGTTGACAAAGCCATGGGGAAGTCTTTGGTTCACGATCTTGTTTATAAGGAATATGAAGAAACAGTTGACAAACTCCTTCATCGTGCTTTAAGAG GTGAAGAGGATAAGAACGTGGAGATAAAATTGAGGACATTTGGCTctgaacaccaaaaaaaggcCCTTTTTGTGGTGGTAAATGCTTGTTCTAGCAAGGATTACATGAATAATATAGTTGGAGTCTGCTTTGTCGGTCAGGATGTTACAGGTCAAAAGGTGGTAATGGACAAATATGTCCATATACAAGGTGATTATAAGGCTATTGTACACAGCCCCAATCCTTTGATCCCTCCTATATTTGCTTCAGATGAAAACACATGTTGCTTGGAGTGGAACACTGCCATGGAAAAATTCACGGGGTGGTCCCGGGGGGAAGTTATTGGGAAGATGTTGGTTGGGGAGGTTTTTGGCAGTTTCTGTCAGCTCAAGGGTTCAGATGCACTGACAAAATTCATGATTGCTTTGCACAATGCAATTGGAGGGCAAGATACAGACAAGCtaccattttcattttttgaccGGAATGGAAAGTATGTGCAAGCTCTCTTGACAGCGAACAAGAGGGTAAATATGGAGGGGGAGATTGTTGGAGCCTTCTGCTTCTTGCAGATTGCAAGTAATGAGTTGCAGCAAGCTTTGAAAGTCCAGAGACAGCAGGAAAAGAAGTGCTCTGCAAGGATGAAAGAGTTGGCTTACATCTGCCAGGAAATAAGGAATCCTTTAAGTGGTCTACGCTTTACCAACTCGCTTTTGGAGAACACGGACTTGACTGAAGATCAAAAGCAGTTTCTTGAGACTAGTGCTGCTTGTGAAAAGCAGATATTGAAGATCACTCGAGATGTTGATCTTGAGAGCATCGAAAATGG CAGACATATCCTAACGAGAGGGTGTCTCCATTTGCTTTTGAATAAGTTTACTGGAGCTTGA
- the LOC133705297 gene encoding phytochrome B isoform X1: protein MASQSQRQSNQRQHQNQAAQSSGTSNMRQHHHATESVSKAIAQYTVDAQLHAVFEQSGGSGKSFDYSQSVRTTSQSVPEEQITAYLSKIQRGGHIQPFGCMIAVDEGSFRVIAYSENAKEMLGLTPQSVPSLDKQEILSDGTDVRTLFRPSSSAMLEKAFGAREITLLNPIWIHSKNSGKPFYAILHRIDVGIVIDLEPARTEDPALSIAGAVQSQKLAVRSISQLQSLPGGDIKLLCDTVVESVRELTGYDRVMVYKFHEDEHGEVVAENKRADLEPYIGLHYPSTDIPQASRFLFKQNRVRMIVDCHATPVCVIQDEALMQPLCLVGSTLRAPHGCHAQYMANMGSIASLAMAVIINGNEEEAIGGRNSTRLWGLVVCHHTSARCIPFPLRYACEFLMQAFGLQLNMELQLASQLSEKHVLRTQTLLCDMLLRDSPTGIVTQSPSIMDLVKCDGAALYYQGQYYPLGVTPTEAQIKDIVEWLLALHGDSTGLSTDSLADAGYPGAASLGNAVCGMAVAYITKRDFLFWFRSHTAKEIKWGGAKHHPEDKDDGQRMHPRSSFKAFLEVVKSRSLLWENAEMDAIHSLQLILRDSFRDAEATNSKAVVHAQLEDTELQGMDELSSVAREMVRLIETATAPIFAVDVDGCINGWNAKVAELTGLSVDKAMGKSLVHDLVYKEYEETVDKLLHRALRGEEDKNVEIKLRTFGSEHQKKALFVVVNACSSKDYMNNIVGVCFVGQDVTGQKVVMDKYVHIQGDYKAIVHSPNPLIPPIFASDENTCCLEWNTAMEKFTGWSRGEVIGKMLVGEVFGSFCQLKGSDALTKFMIALHNAIGGQDTDKLPFSFFDRNGKYVQALLTANKRVNMEGEIVGAFCFLQIASNELQQALKVQRQQEKKCSARMKELAYICQEIRNPLSGLRFTNSLLENTDLTEDQKQFLETSAACEKQILKITRDVDLESIENGLLELEKAEFLLGSVINAVVSQAMLLLRERNLQLLRDIPEEIKTLVVYGDQARIQQVLADFLLNMVRYAPSSAGWVEIHVCPTLKQISDGHTLVHMEFKIVCPGEGLPPELVQDMFHSSKWVTQEGLGLSMCRKILKLMNGEVQYIRESERCYFLVILEVPMPNSVRGITVKSAAD, encoded by the exons atggcATCACAATCACAAAGACAAAGCAACCAGCGGCAGCACCAGAATCAAGCGGCGCAGTCTTCTGGTACCAGTAACATGAGGCAACATCATCACGCCACAGAATCAGTAAGCAAAGCAATTGCACAATACACTGTCGATGCACAACTCCATGCAGTTTTTGAACAATCTGGCGGGTCTGGTAAGTCGTTTGATTATTCACAGTCAGTCAGAACTACTAGTCAGTCAGTACCCGAGGAACAAATCACTGCTTATTTATCAAAAATCCAAAGGGGTGGTCATATCCAGCCATTTGGGTGCATGATTGCTGTAGATGAAGGGTCGTTTAGGGTCATTGCATATAGCGAAAATGCCAAAGAAATGCTTGGTTTAACTCCACAGTCGGTCCCTTCTCTAGATAAACAGGAAATTCTCTCTGATGGGACTGATGTAAGGACTCTTTTTAGGCCTTCGAGCTCCGCTATGCTTGAAAAAGCATTTGGTGCAAGGGAAATAACTTTGTTGAATCCAATTTGGATCCATTCCAAGAATTCCGGGAAGCCTTTTTACGCAATTTTGCATAGGATTGATGTTGGTATTGTTATTGATTTAGAGCCTGCTAGGACTGAAGACCCTGCTTTATCCATAGCAGGGGCTGTACAGTCTCAGAAATTAGCAGTTCGTTCGATTTCACAATTACAATCACTTCCTGGTGGGGATATTAAGTTATTGTGTGATACTGTAGTGGAGAGTGTCAGAGAGCTTACCGGGTATGATAGAGTTATGGTTTATAAGTTTCATGAAGATGAGCATGGTGAGGTTGTGGCTGAGAATAAAAGGGCTGATTTGGAACCTTATATTGGTTTGCATTATCCTTCTACGGATATACCACAAGCTTCAAGGTTTCTGTTCAAGCAGAATAGGGTTAGGATGATTGTGGATTGCCATGCTACACCTGTCTGTGTTATCCAGGATGAGGCGCTTATGCAGCCTTTATGCTTGGTTGGTTCAACTCTTCGAGCTCCTCATGGTTGTCATGCTCAGTATATGGCGAATATGGGGTCAATTGCTTCATTGGCCATGGCTGTTATTATTAATGGAAATGAGGAAGAAGCTATTGGTGGGAGGAATTCAACGAGGCTTTGGGGTTTGGTTGTTTGCCATCACACTTCTGCTAGGTGTATTCCATTTCCGCTTCGTTATGCATGTGAGTTTTTAATGCAGGCTTTTGGACTTCAATTGAACATGGAATTGCAGTTAGCGTCACAGTTGTCAGAGAAACATGTCTTGAGGACTCAGACTCTCTTGTGTGATATGCTTCTCCGTGACTCTCCTACTGGCATTGTCACTCAAAGTCCAAGTATCATGGATCTTGTGAAGTGTGACGGGGCAGCTCTTTATTACCAAGGACAGTATTACCCATTGGGCGTGACCCCAACCGAAGCCCAAATAAAAGATATTGTGGAGTGGTTGTTGGCCCTTCACGGAGACTCAACTGGTTTAAGCACAGACAGTTTAGCTGATGCTGGGTATCCTGGGGCAGCCTCACTTGGCAATGCAGTTTGTGGAATGGCTGTTGCTTATATTACTAAGAGAGATTTTCTTTTCTGGTTTCGGTCTCACACTGCAAAGGAGATCAAATGGGGTGGTGCGAAGCATCACCCAGAGGACAAGGATGATGGGCAGAGGATGCATCCACGTTCTTCATTCAAGGCATTTTTGGAGGTGGTGAAGAGCCGGAGTTTACTGTGGGAGAATGCAGAAATGGATGCCATTCATTCTTTGCAGCTTATTTTGCGAGACTCATTTAGGGACGCTGAAGCAACCAATTCTAAGGCAGTTGTACATGCCCAGCTCGAGGATACAGAATTGCAAGGGATGGATGAGCTCAGTTCGGTCGCAAGAGAAATGGTGAGACTAATAGAGACTGCTACTGCTCCGATATTTGCTGTAGATGTTGATGGCTGCATAAATGGGTGGAATGCAAAGGTCGCTGAGTTGACTGGGCTCTCAGTTGACAAAGCCATGGGGAAGTCTTTGGTTCACGATCTTGTTTATAAGGAATATGAAGAAACAGTTGACAAACTCCTTCATCGTGCTTTAAGAG GTGAAGAGGATAAGAACGTGGAGATAAAATTGAGGACATTTGGCTctgaacaccaaaaaaaggcCCTTTTTGTGGTGGTAAATGCTTGTTCTAGCAAGGATTACATGAATAATATAGTTGGAGTCTGCTTTGTCGGTCAGGATGTTACAGGTCAAAAGGTGGTAATGGACAAATATGTCCATATACAAGGTGATTATAAGGCTATTGTACACAGCCCCAATCCTTTGATCCCTCCTATATTTGCTTCAGATGAAAACACATGTTGCTTGGAGTGGAACACTGCCATGGAAAAATTCACGGGGTGGTCCCGGGGGGAAGTTATTGGGAAGATGTTGGTTGGGGAGGTTTTTGGCAGTTTCTGTCAGCTCAAGGGTTCAGATGCACTGACAAAATTCATGATTGCTTTGCACAATGCAATTGGAGGGCAAGATACAGACAAGCtaccattttcattttttgaccGGAATGGAAAGTATGTGCAAGCTCTCTTGACAGCGAACAAGAGGGTAAATATGGAGGGGGAGATTGTTGGAGCCTTCTGCTTCTTGCAGATTGCAAGTAATGAGTTGCAGCAAGCTTTGAAAGTCCAGAGACAGCAGGAAAAGAAGTGCTCTGCAAGGATGAAAGAGTTGGCTTACATCTGCCAGGAAATAAGGAATCCTTTAAGTGGTCTACGCTTTACCAACTCGCTTTTGGAGAACACGGACTTGACTGAAGATCAAAAGCAGTTTCTTGAGACTAGTGCTGCTTGTGAAAAGCAGATATTGAAGATCACTCGAGATGTTGATCTTGAGAGCATCGAAAATGG TTTACTGGAGCTTGAGAAGGCTGAATTCTTACTCGGGAGTGTCATAAATGCTGTTGTTAGCCAAGCAATGCTATTGCTGAGGGAAAGAAATCTGCAATTGCTTCGTGATATTCCAGAAGAAATAAAAACGCTGGTGGTTTATGGTGATCAGGCAAGAATTCAACAAGTACTGGCTGATTTCTTGTTGAATATGGTGCGTTATGCTCCATCTTCAGCAGGTTGGGTAGAGATTCATGTTTGTCCAACACTGAAGCAAATCTCTGATGGGCACACTCTCGTGCATATGGAGTTCAA GATTGTTTGCCCGGGTGAAGGTCTTCCTCCTGAATTAGTTCAAGACATGTTCCATAGTAGTAAATGGGTTACTCAAGAGGGCCTAGGGCTCAGCATGTGCAGGAAGATTTTAAAGCTAATGAATGGTGAGGTCCAATATATTAGAGAGTCAGAAAGATGCTATTTCTTAGTTATCCTCGAAGTACCCATGCCTAATAGTGTGAGAGGTATAACTGTAAAAAGTGCTGCAGACTAG